Proteins from a single region of Trichomycterus rosablanca isolate fTriRos1 chromosome 16, fTriRos1.hap1, whole genome shotgun sequence:
- the si:dkey-22f5.9 gene encoding liver-expressed antimicrobial peptide 2-like isoform X2, translating into MQHYSKTALIFCLLALIFTTQQAFSAPALILKETPDLQQSDRSTVLRRAARMSPLWRILASKPQGAYCHDHIECSTRLCRNGFCSFDVPVHS; encoded by the exons ATGCAGCACTACAGCAAAACAGCACTTATATTCTGCCTTCTGGCTTTGATTTTTACAACACAGCAG gccttcaGTGCGCCAGCACTAATTCTGAAAGAGACACCAGATCTGCAGCAGTCAGACAGATCTACAGTTCTGCGCCGCGCAGCTCGTATGTCCCCACTTTGGAGGATTTTGGCGAGTAAACCACAAGGTGCCTACTGTCATGATCATATCGAGTGTTCCACCAGACTCTGCAG GAATGGATTTTGCTCTTTTGATGTTCCTGTTCACTCATAG
- the si:dkey-22f5.9 gene encoding liver-expressed antimicrobial peptide 2-like isoform X1 — translation MQHYSKTALIFCLLALIFTTQQAENTDCQLKAFSAPALILKETPDLQQSDRSTVLRRAARMSPLWRILASKPQGAYCHDHIECSTRLCRNGFCSFDVPVHS, via the exons ATGCAGCACTACAGCAAAACAGCACTTATATTCTGCCTTCTGGCTTTGATTTTTACAACACAGCAG GCAGAAAACACAGACTGTCAACTAAAG gccttcaGTGCGCCAGCACTAATTCTGAAAGAGACACCAGATCTGCAGCAGTCAGACAGATCTACAGTTCTGCGCCGCGCAGCTCGTATGTCCCCACTTTGGAGGATTTTGGCGAGTAAACCACAAGGTGCCTACTGTCATGATCATATCGAGTGTTCCACCAGACTCTGCAG GAATGGATTTTGCTCTTTTGATGTTCCTGTTCACTCATAG
- the clcn5a gene encoding H(+)/Cl(-) exchange transporter 5, which yields MDLLDEPVPGVGTYEDFNTIDWVREKSKDRDRHREINSQRKVSSWALVKSIGDAFSGWLLMLLVGLMSGALAGGIDISAHWMTDLKEGVCLNGFWFNHEHCCWNSNETTFQERDKCPQWKSWAELMIGSNDGPFAYIMNYLMYVCWALLFSFLAVSLVRAFAPYACGSGIPEIKTILSGFIIRGYLGKWTLMIKTITLVLAVSSGLSLGKEGPLVHVACCCGNILCHLFTKYRKNEAKRREVLSAAAAVGVSVAFGAPIGGVLFSLEEVSYYFPLKTLWRSFFAALVAAFTLRSINPFGNSRLVLFYVEFHSPWHLVELVPFVLLGIFGGIWGAFFIRANIAWCRRRKTTRLGHYPVLEVLVVTALTALLAFPNSYTRMSTSELISELFNDCGLLDSSQLCNYANVSDIKSSSNTLPDRPASHDVYTAMWQLALALIFKVLITVVTFGMKVPSGLFIPSMAVGAIAGRLLGVGMEQMAYYNHDWVIFRGWCSPGADCITPGLYAMVGAAACLGGVTRMTVSLVVIMFELTGGLEYIVPLMAAAMTSKWVADALGKEGIYEAHIRLNGYPFLEPKEEFSHKTLAMDVMRPRRSDPPLSVITQDGMSVEEVETLIAETSYSGFPVVVSHESQRLVGFVLRRDLIISIENARKRQEGVVSTSRIFFTEYTPPQPPDLPPPLKLRGIMDLSPFTVTDHTAMDIVVDIFRKLGLRQCLVTHNGRLLGIITKKDILKHMAQIANRDPDSILFN from the exons ATGGACCTTTTGGATGAACCAGTACCTGGAGTGGGCACTTATGAGGACTTTAACACTATTGACTGGGTGCGAGAGAAGTCCAAGGACCGGGACCGTCACAGAGAG ATTAACAGTCAGCGTAAAGTTTCTTCCTGGGCTTTAGTAAAGAGCATTGGTGATGCCTTCTCCGGTTGGCTCCTTATGCTACTTGTGGGACTGATGTCAG GTGCCCTGGCTGGTGGAATTGACATTTCGGCTCACTGGATGACAGACCTGAAGGAGGGAGTTTGTCTTAACGGCTTCTGGTTTAATCATGAGCACTGTTGCTGGAACTCCAACGAGACCACATTCCAGGAGAGAGACAAATGTCCACAATGGAAGAGCTGGGCTGAGCTCATGATTGGCTCCAATGATGGGCCCTTTGCTTACATCATGAATTATTTGATGTATGTGTGCTGGGCCTTGCTCTTCTCTTTCTTAGCAGTTTCTCTAGTCAGGGCCTTTGCCCCTTATGCCTGTGGATCTGGTATCCCTGAG ATTAAAACCATTCTTAGTGGATTCATCATTCGAGGTTATCTTGGTAAGTGGACCCTGATGATTAAGACCATCACTCTGGTCCTAGCTGTGTCATCTGGTCTTAGTCTGGGCAAAGAGGGTCCACTGGTCCATGTAGCCTGTTGCTGTGGAAACATACTTTGCCATCTTTTCACCAAATATCGAAAGAATGAGGCCAAAAGACGAGAG GtgctttctgctgcagctgcagTGGGGGTTTCTGTAGCTTTTGGTGCCCCTATCGGAGGGGTTCTCTTCAGCCTGGAGGAG GTTAGTTACTACTTCCCTTTAAAGACACTGTGGCGCTCTTTCTTTGCTGCTCTCGTGGCTGCCTTCACTCTGCGCTCCATCAACCCATTTGGGAACAGTCGGCTTGTCCTGTTCTATGTGGAGTTTCACTCCCCCTGGCACCTTGTAGAGCTGGTGCCCTTTGTGCTGCTGGGCATCTTTGGGGGCATCTGGGGGGCCTTCTTCATCCGGGCCAACATTGCCTGGTGTCGCCGCCGCAAGACGACTCGTCTGGGCCACTACCCGGTCCTGGAGGTGCTGGTGGTGACCGCACTTACAGCTTTGCTGGCGTTCCCCAACAGCTATACCCGCATGAGCACCAGTGAGCTCATTTCTGAACTGTTTAATGACTGTGGCCTGCTGGACTCCTCCCAGCTGTGTAACTATGCTAATGTGAGTGACATTAAGAGCAGCAGCAACACTCTACCTGATCGACCTGCTAGCCATGATGTTTACACAGCCATGTGGCAGCTGGCTCTGGCTCTCATCTTCAAGGTGCTCATCACTGTGGTCACCTTTGGCATGAAG GTACCCTCAGGGCTGTTCATTCCAAGTATGGCTGTTGGGGCTATTGCAGGAAGGCTGCTGGGAGTAGGCATGGAGCAGATGGCATATTACAACCATGACTGGGTCATTTTTAGGGGCTGGTGCTCACCTGGGGCAGACTGCATCACACCTGGTCTCTATGCCATGGTGGGTGCTGCAGCTTGCTTAG GAGGAGTAACTCGTATGACAGTCTCTCTGGTGGTCATCATGTTTGAGCTGACTGGGGGCTTGGAGTATATTGTGCCCTTAATGGCGGCCGCTATGACCAGTAAGTGGGTAGCAGATGCGCTGGGAAAAGAGGGCATCTACGAGGCTCACATCCGTTTAAACGGATACCCATTCCTTGAGCCCAAGGAGGAGTTCAGCCACAAGACGCTGGCAATGGACGTAATGCGGCCTCGCCGTAGCGACCCCCCATTGTCAGTCATTACTCAGGATGGTATGAGTGTAGAGGAAGTAGAGACTCTGATTGCTGAGACGTCCTACAGTGGTTTTCCTGTGGTGGTTTCTCATGAGTCACAGAGGCTGGTGGGCTTTGTGCTGCGCCGGGATCTCATTATTTCAATTG AAAATGCTCGGAAGCGACAGGAAGGCGTGGTCAGCACCTCGAGGATTTTCTTTACTGAGTACACACCCCCTCAACCACCTGACCTTCCCCCTCCCCTGAAGCTACGTGGCATCATGGACCTCAGCCCATTCACTGTTACTGATCACACTGCTATGGACATTGTGGTGGACATCTTCCGCAAACTGGGACTCCGCCAGTGTCTCGTTACTCATAATGG gCGTTTACTGGGTATTATCACTAAGAAGGACATTTTAAAGCACATGGCCCAGATAGCCAACCGTGACCCAGACTCCATCCTCTTCAACTGA
- the tnfsf10l3 gene encoding tumor necrosis factor (ligand) superfamily, member 10 like 3, whose amino-acid sequence MIQPKSGLETSPKTWMSAVAIVMIVLQVASTAGLLLYLNMSMAQARNQGISDEVRCLGLLNALENEKEVPDGLVHHFGEPCIRLADSIKTYISKVTEKILSQHIFPEVQPRQKPHAGGNQRPSAHLTLRDSGLQGPTSLAPQRDLHVSCRHPVRSWGNQSFGSHLYNMTVSNGQLRIPQTGRYYLYTQVYFRYLTLSSGEQQSTPVVQCVYKKTAYPQPIQLLKGVGTKCWAPDSQNTLHSIYQGGMFELRAGDEIFVSVSSPEAVHAEDSSSYFGAFRFDP is encoded by the exons ATGATTCAACCTAAAAGTGGTTTGGAAACTTCGCCCAAAACGTGGATGAGCGCCGTCGCTATAGTCATGATCGTTCTTCAAGTGGCATCGACTGCTGGATTACTGTTGTACCTCAACATGTCTATGGCTCAG GCCAGGAATCAGGGCATCTCTGACGAAGTGCGCTGTTTGGGGCTGCTGAACGCTTTAGAGAACGAAAAGGAGGTTCCCGATGGTCTAGTCCACCACTTTGGTGAGCCGTGCAtcagactggctgatagcattaAGACGTATATCTCCAAG GTTACAGAAAAGATACTCTCCCAGCACATTTTTCCTG aAGTTCAGCCGCGCCAAAAACCTCATGCTGGTGGGAACCAGCGGCCCTCTGCTCATCTTACCCTCAGAGACAGTGGGCTacaag GCCCAACATCTTTAGCACCTCAGAGAGACCTCCACGTGTCTTGCCGTCACCCTGTACGGTCTTGGGGAAACCAAAGCTTTGGCTCACACCTTTACAACATGACCGTGTCCAACGGGCAACTGCGgataccccagacaggtcgctaTTACCTGTATACTCAGGTCTATTTCCGCTACCTCACCTTGTCTAGTGGTGAGCAGCAGTCCACTCCGGTGGTGCAGTGTGTGTACAAGAAGACAGCATACCCACAACCCATCCAGCTGCTCAAGGGCGTAGGCACAAAGTGCTGGGCTCCTGACAGTCAGAACACTCTCCATTCCATCTACCAGGGGGGTATGTTTGAGCTGAGAGCGGGTGATGAGATCTTCGTGTCCGTGTCCTCCCCTGAAGCTGTGCATGCTGAGGACTCTTCGAGTTACTTCGGAGCCTTCCGGTTTGACCCATGA